One genomic window of Piliocolobus tephrosceles isolate RC106 chromosome 19, ASM277652v3, whole genome shotgun sequence includes the following:
- the SRRD gene encoding SRR1-like protein, giving the protein MAAAAATALESWQAAAPRKRRSAARRPRRREAAPQSSEAEFESDSGVVLRRIWEAEKDLFISDFWSSALETINRCLTKHLEQLKAPVGSLSDIFGNLRLDSLPDESDVAPDSIPRETLVTGTCHLKCVCYGIGNFATCIIARNQLTFLLLLLEKCQIPRSHCWVYDPLFSQLEIEVLNTLGVTVLSENEEGKRSIRGEPTIFYMLHCGTALYNNLLWSNWSVDALSKMVIIGNSFKGLEERLLARILQKNYPYIAKILKGLEELEFPQTSQYMDIFNDTSVHWFPVQKLEQLSTEIWEFQEEPDYQDCEDLEIIRNKTEDPSATD; this is encoded by the exons ATGGCTGCGGCCGCTGCTACCGCGCTCGAATCCTGGCAGGCGGCGGCTCCGCGGAAGAGGCGCTCGGCGGCTCGACGGCCTCGGCGGAGGGAGGCGGCGCCCCAGAGTTCCGAGGCGGAGTTCGAGTCTGACAGCGGAGTCGTGCTTCGTCGcatctgggaggctga GAAGGACCTGTTTATCTCTGATTTCTGGAGTTCAGCACTAG AAACCATCAATAGATGTCTCACAAAACATCTGGAACAGCTGAAGGCCCCTGTGGGGTCTCTTTCGGACATCTTTGGAAACCTGCGTCTTGACTCATTGCCAGATGAGTCAGATGTGGCCCCTGATTCTATCCCAAGAGAGACCCTGGTCACAGGAACGTGCCATTTGAAGTGTGTGTGTTACGGCATTGGGAACTTTGCCACCTGCATCATAGCTAGAAACCAGCTAACATTTTTGCTGCTTTTGTTGGAAAAGTGCCAG ATTCCCAGAAGTCACTGTTGGGTGTATGACCCTCTGTTTAGCCAACTTGAAATTGAAGTACTGAACACCCTTGGTGTGACTGTTCTCAGTGAGAACGAG GAAGGGAAACGGAGTATTCGCGGGGAGCCCACCATCTTTTACATGCTCCATTGTGGGACGGCCTTGTACAACAATCTTTTATGGAGTAACTGGTCAGTAGATGCCCTTTCTAAGATGGTCATCATTGGGAACAGTTTCAAAGGACTTGAGGAGAG gttGTTGGCAAGGATTCTGCAGAAAAATTATCCCTACATTGCAAAG ATTTTAAAAGGACTGGAGGAGCTTGAGTTTCCTCAGACTTCACAATACATGGACATATTTAATGATACCTCTGTCCACTGGTTCCCCGTGCAAAAGCTAGAACAGCTCTCCACAGAGATTTGGGAGTTTCAGGAAGAACCAGATTATCAGGACTGTGAGGACCTTGAAATCATCAGGAACAAGACAGAAGATCCTTCCGCTACTGACTGA